The following are encoded together in the Candidatus Neomarinimicrobiota bacterium genome:
- a CDS encoding energy transducer TonB — MIIRKNPSVSLKLRYPITVRATLLVSVVLLITLLVAFPKFEAKSTLEKEVHVDIEQFDIPQTQQFELPPPPSRPAVPVESENEDLADDVTIEETELDDFVEWESPPPPPEEGPRVRFIPYDDPPVPVGGYGAIQRNIIYPEIAQEAGIEGTVVIQAFVSKKGKVTDTLVLKGIPNTGLDEAAMEAIKKTGFKPAKQRDRAVGVWISIPVNFRLKG; from the coding sequence ATGATTATCAGGAAAAATCCCAGCGTATCCCTCAAACTGCGATACCCAATCACAGTCCGTGCTACACTTCTTGTGAGTGTTGTGCTGCTTATAACGCTTTTGGTGGCTTTTCCTAAGTTTGAGGCGAAAAGTACGCTTGAGAAGGAAGTACATGTGGATATTGAGCAGTTTGATATTCCTCAAACGCAACAGTTTGAACTACCCCCACCGCCTTCCCGTCCGGCAGTGCCTGTTGAGTCAGAGAACGAGGATCTGGCGGATGACGTTACCATCGAAGAGACGGAACTGGACGATTTTGTTGAGTGGGAGTCACCTCCGCCACCGCCCGAAGAAGGGCCACGGGTACGTTTCATTCCTTATGATGATCCACCAGTACCAGTTGGCGGATACGGAGCTATTCAGCGCAACATTATCTATCCTGAAATAGCTCAGGAGGCGGGGATCGAGGGGACAGTAGTAATACAAGCCTTTGTGAGCAAAAAAGGAAAAGTGACTGACACACTTGTACTGAAAGGTATCCCCAATACTGGTCTGGATGAAGCGGCAATGGAGGCCATCAAAAAGACGGGGTTCAAGCCTGCAAAGCAACGCGATCGAGCTGTTGGTGTCTGGATTTCAATTCCAGTCAACTTTCGTTTGAAAGGATAG
- a CDS encoding biopolymer transporter ExbD, whose amino-acid sequence MKFQAKTKVSGEIPTASMPDIIFMLLIFFMVTTVLREYEGLNVFLPQARKIERLETKRHVSYVFVSKDGLISIDDKIIPLDNVKHVMYEKRVANPQITVSLKSDKNALMELISSMHNELREADALKVNYSARSAPG is encoded by the coding sequence ATGAAGTTCCAGGCCAAAACAAAGGTTTCCGGAGAAATCCCGACAGCCTCCATGCCCGACATCATCTTTATGCTGCTGATTTTCTTTATGGTGACTACAGTCCTGAGGGAGTACGAAGGATTAAACGTATTCTTGCCACAAGCGAGGAAGATAGAACGACTAGAAACTAAACGTCATGTGTCTTATGTTTTTGTATCAAAGGACGGTTTAATTTCCATCGATGACAAAATTATCCCGCTGGATAATGTGAAGCACGTAATGTATGAAAAACGCGTGGCCAACCCTCAAATTACAGTTTCTCTTAAGTCAGACAAGAACGCACTCATGGAATTGATCAGTAGTATGCACAATGAACTTCGAGAAGCGGACGCGTTGAAAGTCAACTACTCAGCGCGGTCCGCCCCTGGATAG
- a CDS encoding biopolymer transporter ExbD: MKAGEIPTASMADIAFLLLIFFLVTTTIDMDKGLGLVLPPKGDEIEIPKKNISNLLINAQGNVLLDKQPVQVRDIKRVVQEKITANDKLIISVKAHPRAKYQVYVDVLDQLKQANATRISIADPDR, from the coding sequence GTGAAAGCAGGTGAAATCCCAACAGCCTCCATGGCTGATATCGCATTCTTGCTCTTAATCTTTTTTCTGGTTACTACCACTATCGATATGGATAAAGGTCTGGGGCTTGTTCTGCCCCCTAAGGGCGATGAAATAGAGATTCCCAAGAAAAACATTTCAAACCTCTTGATCAATGCCCAAGGCAATGTTCTTTTGGATAAGCAGCCAGTTCAGGTTCGGGATATCAAAAGGGTTGTTCAGGAGAAAATCACGGCCAACGATAAACTCATTATCTCGGTGAAAGCTCACCCCCGGGCGAAATATCAGGTATATGTAGATGTTCTTGATCAGCTCAAGCAGGCCAACGCCACGCGCATATCCATAGCGGATCCAGACCGATGA
- a CDS encoding MotA/TolQ/ExbB proton channel family protein, which produces MVQYFLDGGPFMWPILALLIFGLGFGLERLYTLFRASVDTRKFMAKVQSALHDEGYDAAVGVCSNTRGPVAEVFHAGLTRVHRGIEVVEKGIENAGTIEMAFLEKNMVWLSTVVTLAPMLGFTGTVAGMIRAFDDIKAANDISPSVVAGGISIALLTTLFGLIVAIIIQTFQNFLISRIDKLIIDMQENSVLLIDELVEMEQSGKLKSGKK; this is translated from the coding sequence ATGGTACAGTATTTTTTGGATGGTGGTCCTTTCATGTGGCCGATTCTCGCCCTCTTGATATTTGGTCTGGGATTTGGATTAGAAAGACTTTACACACTGTTCCGCGCGTCGGTGGATACGCGAAAATTCATGGCAAAGGTACAAAGCGCTCTTCACGATGAAGGATATGATGCGGCAGTTGGAGTCTGTAGCAACACAAGAGGTCCTGTGGCTGAGGTCTTTCACGCCGGGTTGACACGGGTTCATAGAGGAATTGAGGTGGTGGAGAAAGGGATCGAGAATGCCGGCACCATCGAAATGGCGTTTCTGGAGAAAAACATGGTATGGCTGAGTACGGTTGTTACGCTGGCCCCCATGCTTGGCTTTACAGGAACGGTAGCTGGAATGATTCGGGCCTTCGATGATATTAAAGCAGCAAACGACATTTCACCTTCCGTTGTGGCAGGGGGTATTTCTATTGCCCTTCTGACGACGCTCTTTGGACTGATTGTGGCAATTATTATTCAGACATTTCAGAATTTTCTTATATCCAGGATTGATAAGCTGATCATCGATATGCAGGAAAACTCGGTACTTCTCATTGATGAGCTGGTGGAAATGGAACAGTCTGGAAAGCTGAAGAGCGGCAAGAAGTAA
- a CDS encoding S41 family peptidase — translation MLKRKKRTALVVLTSAIIVVAVAPVVPAIYSRAVNIYDKIQVLNQIITIVNDNYVEPVDWDGALDGAFHGMLDRLDPHSAYIPRERLENITEQFHGQFEGIGIEFDILNGYITVIAPVAGSPSDRVGLQPGDQIVRINGNDAFEITREEVFDKLRGPKGSAVTVTISRAGLDETFDVEIIRDKIPIHSVIATFMLDEETGYIRLSRFATNTSDEVHGAIRTLIAQGMTQLIFDLRTNSGGYLEQAVAVADYFIADRDTLVYTAGRQRDATEVYFANPDIGYGDFSLIVLINRWSASASEIVAGAVQDLDRGLIVGETSFGKGLVQRQWPLKDGSALRVTIARYYTPTGRLIQKPYDNGTHEYYRELAREGREKSLDSLRVDKPSYRTKAGRTVFGGGGITPDVYVPFASLTGTTSKIVGHPERFTFNWGTDYAAQSKDDWSSVQEFAGSFKVTDRVMADFKSFISSEDVEFDEAELEKDTEYLKTVMKAEIAGALWGKQAYYHLLVMGDVQVIEARSHFDEAKAFLARQ, via the coding sequence ATGCTGAAAAGAAAGAAAAGAACGGCTCTTGTTGTTCTCACCAGCGCAATTATTGTTGTTGCTGTGGCCCCTGTCGTTCCGGCTATTTACTCCCGGGCGGTTAATATTTATGACAAGATCCAGGTGCTCAACCAAATCATAACTATTGTTAATGACAATTATGTTGAGCCTGTTGATTGGGACGGAGCTCTCGATGGCGCCTTCCACGGGATGTTGGACAGACTGGATCCCCACTCAGCATATATTCCACGGGAGCGGCTGGAGAATATCACGGAACAGTTCCATGGTCAGTTCGAAGGGATAGGCATTGAGTTCGACATATTGAACGGATACATTACAGTTATAGCACCTGTAGCAGGATCCCCATCGGACAGAGTGGGTCTTCAGCCAGGCGATCAGATTGTAAGAATAAATGGTAATGATGCGTTTGAGATTACGCGTGAAGAGGTGTTTGATAAATTGCGAGGACCGAAAGGTTCAGCCGTAACCGTAACTATCAGCCGTGCGGGCTTGGATGAAACATTTGATGTAGAGATCATTCGCGATAAGATTCCCATCCACAGTGTTATCGCTACTTTTATGCTGGATGAGGAGACAGGCTATATAAGGCTCAGCAGGTTTGCGACCAACACTTCTGACGAGGTTCACGGGGCGATCAGGACTCTCATTGCTCAGGGAATGACACAGCTGATTTTCGATCTAAGAACTAACAGTGGCGGCTATCTTGAACAGGCGGTCGCTGTGGCCGACTACTTCATTGCCGACCGTGATACTCTTGTTTATACGGCTGGCCGTCAGCGGGATGCCACCGAGGTGTATTTCGCCAATCCCGACATCGGTTATGGAGACTTCTCTCTTATTGTGCTCATTAATCGATGGTCAGCCAGTGCCAGCGAGATTGTGGCCGGAGCAGTTCAGGATCTTGACAGAGGACTAATTGTAGGTGAGACGAGTTTTGGTAAAGGGCTGGTTCAGAGGCAGTGGCCACTGAAGGACGGATCAGCCCTGCGTGTAACAATTGCGCGCTACTACACGCCAACGGGAAGACTTATCCAGAAACCGTATGATAACGGAACACATGAATACTACCGTGAGCTTGCGCGAGAGGGTAGAGAAAAGTCGCTTGATTCCCTTAGGGTAGACAAGCCCAGCTATAGGACGAAGGCCGGCCGAACAGTCTTTGGGGGAGGGGGCATTACTCCGGACGTTTATGTTCCGTTTGCAAGTTTGACGGGGACCACGTCAAAGATCGTGGGTCATCCCGAGCGCTTTACTTTCAACTGGGGGACTGACTATGCGGCCCAAAGTAAAGATGATTGGTCATCTGTTCAAGAGTTCGCCGGGTCGTTCAAAGTTACGGATCGGGTGATGGCTGATTTCAAATCGTTTATCTCGAGTGAAGATGTGGAATTTGATGAAGCGGAGCTGGAGAAAGACACTGAATATCTTAAGACAGTTATGAAAGCTGAGATTGCTGGCGCGCTCTGGGGCAAGCAGGCTTACTATCACCTGCTGGTTATGGGTGATGTTCAGGTAATAGAGGCCAGATCGCATTTTGATGAGGCAAAAGCCTTTTTAGCTAGACAATAA